A region of Mesorhizobium sp. M3A.F.Ca.ET.080.04.2.1 DNA encodes the following proteins:
- a CDS encoding FAD-linked oxidase C-terminal domain-containing protein, with protein sequence MNDMRIDETSRQKLGEILGDRLTTNTAIVEQHARGEGHLPACPPDAVCFPTSALEVSAILKVCNQARIPVVPWGAGTSLEGNVCALSGGLCVDMSRMNAIHAVNAEDLDAAVGPGVTRKQLNSYLRDTGLFFPVDPGADATIGGMAATRASGTNAVRYGNMKSNVLALEVVLPNGEIIRTGSRARKSAAGYDLTSLFVGSEGTLGLITEVTVKLYGLPEVISSAVSHFPNVDSAVSLVTEAVQQGIPVARVEFLDELTILAVNRYSKLDLPVAPTLFFEFHGSPAAVDEQIRQVAALVEEYSGTPLKSSADLEERNKLWHARHEAHYAMLAMRPNARVYGTDACVPISRLAECIKSTGEDLKGAPFYASVIGHVGDGNFHLGMVIDPDDAAEFELAEEIHDRLIERTLALGGTCSGEHGIGYGKTKYMRWEHKNAIEAMAAVKNAFDPAGIMNPGKVLP encoded by the coding sequence GTGAACGATATGAGGATCGACGAAACCAGCAGACAGAAACTTGGCGAAATTCTCGGCGATCGCCTCACCACCAACACAGCCATTGTCGAGCAGCATGCCCGAGGAGAAGGCCATTTGCCTGCGTGTCCCCCGGACGCGGTGTGCTTTCCGACCTCGGCGCTCGAAGTGAGCGCGATCCTGAAGGTTTGCAACCAAGCTCGCATACCGGTCGTGCCGTGGGGCGCCGGCACTTCACTCGAGGGCAATGTTTGCGCCCTGAGCGGCGGCCTGTGCGTGGACATGAGCAGGATGAATGCGATCCACGCGGTCAATGCCGAGGATCTCGACGCTGCGGTCGGCCCTGGAGTCACGCGCAAGCAACTCAATTCCTATCTGCGCGACACGGGGCTGTTTTTTCCAGTCGACCCAGGCGCGGACGCCACAATAGGCGGCATGGCCGCCACCCGCGCATCGGGCACAAACGCCGTGCGCTATGGAAACATGAAGTCAAATGTCCTGGCTCTGGAAGTGGTGCTGCCGAATGGAGAAATCATCCGGACGGGGTCGCGTGCGCGCAAGTCCGCGGCCGGGTACGATCTGACAAGCCTGTTCGTCGGCAGCGAGGGAACGCTTGGTCTGATCACCGAAGTTACCGTCAAGCTCTACGGCTTGCCGGAGGTCATTTCCTCCGCCGTATCGCATTTTCCCAATGTGGATTCGGCAGTCTCATTGGTCACCGAGGCAGTGCAGCAGGGAATTCCGGTTGCGCGAGTCGAGTTTCTCGATGAACTGACCATCCTTGCGGTCAATCGCTATTCCAAGCTCGATCTGCCGGTCGCACCTACACTCTTCTTCGAGTTTCACGGCTCCCCGGCTGCCGTTGACGAGCAGATTCGTCAGGTGGCAGCTCTTGTAGAAGAGTATTCGGGCACACCACTGAAATCCTCGGCCGACCTCGAGGAGCGCAACAAGCTTTGGCATGCCCGGCACGAGGCGCACTACGCGATGCTGGCCATGCGCCCAAACGCGCGCGTCTACGGCACCGACGCCTGCGTGCCGATTTCGCGGCTGGCAGAATGCATCAAATCTACTGGAGAAGATCTTAAGGGGGCGCCTTTTTACGCAAGCGTCATCGGTCATGTCGGCGACGGCAACTTCCATCTCGGGATGGTCATCGATCCGGACGACGCTGCCGAATTCGAGCTTGCGGAAGAAATCCATGACCGGCTCATCGAGCGTACGCTTGCGCTGGGCGGCACCTGCAGCGGCGAGCACGGAATTGGATACGGAAAGACGAAATACATGCGATGGGAGCACAAAAACGCAATCGAGGCGATGGCGGCTGTCAAGAACGCATTCGATCCCGCCGGCATTATGAACCCCGGAAAGGTTCTTCCTTAA
- a CDS encoding GntR family transcriptional regulator: MKAGISLEPIDFQSMQDQVYEQLRTVLMRGGFEPGQKISGRMVSKALGTSEMPARAALGRLLAERALVQNSNGTYAIPVPTRRRLEEIMELRALLEGRATEDACDRIDEAGLEEIRQSNAGLNRAQSENNLDAYLDYNQKLKFAIYRYCSSDTLRAHIELLWLQCGPLLRHLAVDPTKAHATSYCDEAVRALFAREAVAAGEAISNDIRSGLDFLLVHGKFSSESGEEG, translated from the coding sequence ATGAAAGCAGGAATTTCACTCGAACCGATCGATTTTCAATCGATGCAGGACCAAGTGTACGAGCAGCTGCGCACGGTTTTGATGCGAGGTGGCTTCGAACCAGGGCAAAAGATTAGCGGCAGGATGGTTAGCAAGGCGCTGGGAACGAGCGAGATGCCGGCGCGTGCTGCTCTGGGAAGACTTTTGGCCGAAAGAGCGCTCGTTCAAAATTCGAATGGAACCTATGCAATCCCGGTCCCCACCCGGCGCAGACTCGAGGAAATAATGGAGTTGCGGGCGCTCCTCGAAGGACGAGCTACCGAGGACGCATGCGACCGTATCGACGAAGCGGGTCTGGAAGAAATCCGGCAGTCCAACGCCGGCCTTAATCGAGCGCAGAGCGAGAATAATCTGGACGCGTACCTCGACTACAATCAGAAGCTCAAATTCGCGATCTACAGATATTGCTCATCAGACACCCTTCGGGCGCATATCGAGCTGCTCTGGCTGCAATGTGGCCCCCTGCTTCGCCATCTGGCTGTTGATCCCACCAAGGCACACGCAACGTCTTATTGTGACGAGGCGGTTAGGGCGCTGTTCGCCCGCGAAGCGGTAGCCGCAGGCGAGGCAATTTCCAACGACATACGCTCTGGACTGGATTTCTTGCTGGTACATGGAAAATTTTCTTCCGAAAGCGGTGAGGAGGGCTGA
- a CDS encoding amino acid ABC transporter ATP-binding protein, producing the protein MITLLKLEKFYGPLPVIRGVSLDISKGEVVCLVGPSGSGKSTLLRCVNNLETLSAGEIRLDGERVYYDPSPKGLKPHSQTRIAAVRARLGMVFQDFNLFPHMTALQNVMEGPVQVLGVRKDEARQRALDLLKRVGLAERHGHFPDELSGGQKQRVAIARALAMKPEAMLFDEPTSALDPELVHEVLSVMRELRNDGMTMIIATHEMNFAREVADRIVFLDDGLIVEDSPPSQFFDVSTNPRKASFLRSLTRR; encoded by the coding sequence GTGATCACGTTGCTGAAGCTGGAAAAGTTCTACGGTCCCTTGCCCGTCATTAGGGGCGTGTCGCTCGACATCAGTAAAGGCGAGGTGGTGTGCCTCGTCGGTCCGTCCGGCAGCGGAAAGTCGACGTTGCTGCGTTGCGTGAACAACCTTGAAACGTTGAGCGCCGGGGAAATACGGCTCGATGGCGAGCGGGTCTATTACGATCCGTCCCCCAAAGGATTGAAACCCCACAGCCAGACCAGAATCGCGGCTGTCCGCGCCCGGTTGGGAATGGTCTTTCAGGACTTCAACCTCTTTCCCCACATGACCGCCCTGCAAAATGTGATGGAAGGTCCCGTGCAGGTGCTCGGGGTCAGAAAGGACGAGGCACGGCAAAGGGCGCTCGATCTTCTCAAGCGCGTCGGACTTGCCGAACGCCACGGCCACTTCCCCGACGAACTCTCCGGCGGCCAGAAGCAGCGCGTCGCCATTGCACGGGCGCTCGCCATGAAGCCCGAGGCCATGCTCTTCGATGAACCGACGTCCGCGCTCGATCCGGAGCTCGTCCACGAAGTCCTGTCGGTGATGCGAGAACTTCGAAACGACGGAATGACGATGATCATAGCCACGCATGAGATGAATTTTGCCCGCGAGGTAGCCGATCGCATCGTGTTCTTGGACGACGGTCTGATCGTCGAGGATTCTCCGCCCTCCCAATTCTTCGACGTCAGCACGAACCCCCGCAAGGCAAGCTTCCTGCGCAGCCTGACCCGGAGATGA
- a CDS encoding ABC transporter substrate-binding protein, whose amino-acid sequence MSDSAQDQLIPIGSMVPLTGPSAADGTEFRNGVLLAVDEINARGGILGKRLHPIFADTKMQTAEDVTAAARWLIDRHQVHAIINGYNIGAQNCEYEPIADAGILYIHHNTLLQHHDTIASDPDRYFGCFMADAAEYWYGQGFIKFISWLRDTGQWSPESNRIAIISGSKPYSIVIANAMAAAAVQFGWQLAFGPHIVATPTTEWRDVLGRVRAVRPAVIANTHFYSGDLAHFHLQFMEEPTNSIVYVQYGAMHQSFIDIAQTKAVGVIVSTMIGLLRDDVGRHFADLYVARFGQSSTPQVGCQSYTAVHHYAVAASIAVGTGGPGDFEQNRKVARALRETTYRGVVGAVSYHPVWQAAVPYPDFVQDPSRGTPHLFYQISRNGSLALVAPEPYNTERFVEPPWFSA is encoded by the coding sequence ATGTCTGACAGCGCGCAAGACCAATTGATCCCGATCGGCAGCATGGTTCCCCTAACCGGACCCTCGGCCGCCGACGGCACTGAATTCCGCAATGGCGTTTTGCTGGCCGTCGACGAGATTAATGCTCGCGGCGGCATCCTCGGCAAACGTCTGCATCCGATCTTCGCTGATACGAAAATGCAGACCGCTGAGGACGTGACCGCCGCAGCGCGATGGCTGATTGACCGGCATCAGGTGCACGCGATCATCAACGGCTACAACATCGGTGCTCAGAATTGCGAATATGAGCCCATCGCCGATGCAGGGATCCTCTACATCCACCACAATACGCTGCTGCAGCATCACGATACCATAGCGAGTGACCCAGATCGTTATTTCGGCTGTTTCATGGCAGACGCCGCCGAGTACTGGTACGGCCAAGGATTCATCAAATTTATCTCATGGTTGCGCGACACAGGCCAATGGTCGCCCGAATCGAACCGCATTGCCATCATCTCGGGATCTAAGCCCTATAGTATCGTAATCGCGAATGCGATGGCCGCCGCTGCGGTGCAGTTCGGATGGCAACTGGCTTTTGGCCCACACATTGTCGCTACGCCGACAACCGAGTGGCGGGACGTTCTTGGTCGGGTTCGCGCAGTACGGCCTGCGGTCATCGCCAACACGCACTTCTATTCTGGTGACCTTGCGCATTTCCACTTGCAGTTCATGGAAGAGCCGACCAACAGCATCGTGTATGTGCAGTATGGCGCCATGCACCAATCCTTCATCGACATCGCCCAGACCAAGGCGGTCGGTGTGATCGTCAGTACTATGATCGGTCTGTTGCGCGACGACGTTGGCAGGCATTTTGCAGACCTTTACGTCGCGCGCTTCGGACAGAGTTCGACTCCGCAGGTCGGCTGCCAGTCTTATACCGCAGTACATCACTATGCGGTCGCGGCCTCTATTGCCGTCGGCACCGGCGGGCCCGGCGACTTCGAGCAGAACCGCAAAGTCGCCCGCGCCTTGCGGGAGACCACCTACCGGGGCGTCGTCGGTGCGGTCAGCTATCATCCGGTTTGGCAAGCAGCGGTTCCCTATCCGGATTTTGTTCAGGATCCTTCCCGGGGAACACCGCACCTCTTTTATCAGATAAGCCGGAACGGCAGTCTGGCCCTCGTCGCGCCTGAGCCGTACAACACTGAGCGCTTTGTTGAGCCACCATGGTTTTCCGCTTAG
- a CDS encoding ATP-binding protein, with translation MDRLLKSDVASVFDGLDSIATGMAIWDIERRLTYANLAFRHAFCFEDQRGDGAGAKQPRITYLAALLTAARSNEWVLSEPPDRWAESQLADFGVDKRSEQKLADGRTIEIVQKPMPAGGMVTTVNDISSMKRSEHALREAKTLAETADEGKTRFLRAANHDLRQPLATLRILIYNCMAELDPVHRQDMLHTMDIAVSIMEDLLGALLQIGQLDAGQIRPRVTTFQLVQIFQRLDIQFQHVASEKGLSLRFVDPRSAVVSDKALLERVLSNLVANAIRYTEVGKVLVGCRQAGRNLRIEVWDTGCGIEAENLPKIFEEFFQIGVGKRKKNAGLGLGLNIVTRLCGLLGHELNVRSTLGKGSVFSVSVPLGNIWHSDIGEPEISERIGGEFMGIPVLLIEDDDTLRQATRDLLERWGILVHAAGSKEDACRLIEDEKLKPRLIIADYSLRGEHGTSVIQTIRDRLMEPVPGVVVTADTDPQVIDAIKDAGFPILIKPVSPPRLRVLMHRLLFESEQLVLDVR, from the coding sequence GTGGACCGCCTTCTGAAAAGCGATGTCGCTTCGGTATTCGACGGTCTCGATTCCATCGCGACCGGGATGGCCATATGGGACATCGAGCGGCGGTTGACTTATGCCAACCTTGCTTTTCGACATGCGTTTTGTTTCGAAGACCAGAGAGGCGATGGTGCAGGAGCCAAACAACCTCGCATCACTTACCTTGCAGCCCTGCTGACTGCTGCACGATCCAACGAGTGGGTGTTATCGGAACCGCCCGATCGCTGGGCCGAATCTCAACTGGCGGATTTCGGCGTCGATAAACGAAGCGAACAGAAGCTTGCCGATGGACGCACGATCGAGATCGTGCAGAAACCCATGCCCGCCGGTGGCATGGTAACGACCGTAAACGACATCAGCTCCATGAAGCGGAGCGAACATGCATTGCGCGAGGCCAAGACCCTGGCGGAGACCGCCGACGAGGGAAAGACACGCTTCCTGCGCGCCGCCAACCATGATCTCAGGCAGCCGCTCGCAACGCTCAGGATACTGATCTACAACTGCATGGCCGAACTCGATCCTGTCCATCGCCAGGACATGCTACACACGATGGATATCGCGGTTTCCATCATGGAGGATCTGCTCGGCGCGCTGCTGCAAATAGGCCAGTTGGATGCCGGTCAGATTCGGCCGCGAGTCACCACGTTCCAGTTGGTCCAGATATTCCAGCGGCTGGACATACAATTCCAGCACGTCGCGTCGGAGAAAGGATTAAGCCTGCGCTTTGTCGATCCACGAAGCGCGGTCGTCAGCGACAAGGCATTGCTGGAGCGTGTCCTGTCGAATCTGGTCGCCAATGCGATCCGCTACACCGAGGTGGGGAAGGTCTTGGTTGGCTGCCGGCAGGCCGGAAGGAATCTGCGCATCGAGGTGTGGGACACCGGCTGCGGCATCGAAGCCGAAAACCTGCCAAAGATTTTCGAGGAGTTTTTCCAGATCGGCGTCGGCAAGCGGAAAAAGAATGCCGGTCTCGGTCTGGGCTTGAACATCGTCACACGCTTGTGCGGGCTTCTCGGCCATGAGCTGAACGTCCGGTCGACACTTGGCAAGGGGTCGGTCTTTTCGGTATCCGTGCCGCTTGGCAACATTTGGCACAGCGACATCGGAGAACCGGAGATCAGCGAGCGGATCGGCGGCGAATTCATGGGCATTCCCGTGTTGCTGATCGAGGACGACGACACTTTGCGCCAAGCGACGCGGGACCTCTTGGAGCGCTGGGGCATACTGGTCCATGCCGCCGGATCGAAGGAAGACGCATGCCGTCTCATTGAGGACGAGAAATTGAAACCGCGGCTGATCATCGCCGACTACAGCCTGCGCGGCGAGCACGGCACCTCGGTCATTCAAACTATTCGCGACAGGTTGATGGAGCCAGTGCCCGGCGTGGTCGTGACAGCTGACACCGACCCGCAGGTGATCGATGCGATTAAGGATGCTGGATTCCCCATCCTGATCAAACCCGTCAGCCCACCCAGGCTGAGGGTGCTGATGCACAGGTTGCTTTTCGAGTCCGAGCAACTGGTTTTGGATGTTCGTTAG
- a CDS encoding response regulator transcription factor, which produces MKVLIADDHWMVRESLKQVIRRLHKALDVYEAGTFGEALTLLRSHADIDLMLVDLIMPGFEEFEGLQKLRREFPEVPVVVVSVHDDIEHVLRAVEHGVIGYIPKSASGPEIERSFERVLAGEVSFPRHIIETAPRGRERAPTEAAPPRSSDRSVDTLTNRERDVLALLGKGYSVSRIATDLGLSSHTVRVHLGNLMKKLGLRDRSSAIHYAVNLANLHRQAEQQ; this is translated from the coding sequence ATGAAAGTTCTGATCGCCGATGACCACTGGATGGTGAGGGAATCCCTGAAGCAGGTCATACGGCGCCTCCACAAGGCTCTTGACGTCTATGAGGCGGGGACGTTCGGCGAAGCGCTCACGCTCTTGCGCAGCCACGCCGACATCGACCTGATGCTCGTCGACCTGATAATGCCCGGTTTTGAGGAATTCGAGGGTCTTCAGAAACTGCGGCGCGAGTTTCCCGAGGTGCCTGTAGTCGTGGTTTCCGTCCACGATGACATCGAGCATGTGCTGCGTGCGGTTGAGCATGGAGTGATCGGCTACATCCCCAAGTCAGCAAGCGGCCCCGAGATCGAGCGGTCGTTCGAACGGGTGCTGGCCGGCGAGGTCTCGTTCCCGCGCCACATCATCGAGACGGCGCCACGCGGACGCGAGCGCGCGCCCACCGAAGCCGCCCCGCCCCGCTCATCAGACCGGAGTGTCGATACCCTGACCAATCGCGAACGCGACGTTCTGGCACTCCTGGGCAAGGGATATTCAGTCAGTCGCATCGCGACTGATCTTGGTCTGAGCAGCCACACAGTTCGCGTTCACCTGGGCAATCTCATGAAGAAGCTGGGGCTTCGGGACAGGTCGTCGGCCATCCACTACGCGGTGAACCTGGCCAACCTGCACAGGCAGGCCGAGCAGCAATAG